CGCATCGAACAGAGTCTCAACTCGAATCAACGTTTTCTACAACGAATATTAACAGAAAAGGAACAACAATTACTAAAAAATATAACCGCACCCAAAAGACAAGCAGAATTTGTAGCCGGACGATTTGCGGCAAAAGAGGCTTTTGCTAAAGCGATGGGGACGGGGATTGGGAAGGAGTACGCCTTCTTAGATATCGCTGTGTTACGCACAGACAAAGGAGCTCCAATGATTGAAGTAAAGAATTTTCCCTATTCCATTTGGCTCTCTATTGCTCATAGTCAAAGCCATGCGATTGCTCAAGTTGTCATTGAAGAATAAAAAGCTTGTCAGGCTAGTCTGCATAATCGCATACTTTGTCTCATATGATTTTAGTGCGGGTAGGAGGGAACGATTTGCACATTGTCACCGCAAAAGAAATGTACGATACGGACCGTTATGCCATGGAAGAAATGGGGCTTCAAGGCCACCTGTTAATGGAAAACGCAGGGAGGGCTGTAGCTACAGCCATCAAAGATCAAGTATCTGAAGAAGACCAGATTCTTATACTCGTCGGGAAAGGCAATAACGGAGGAGATGGATTCGTTATTGCACGTACGCTGCTTCAACAAGGATATAGTGTAGAAGTATTGCAGATTCCGAATGATGAAGAGGTTCAGGGAGATGCCAGAACTCACCGTGAAATTTATGAAGCCTTTGGGTATGGATACCGTCGTTTTGACAGCGTTGATTCTCTAGCAACCCTCAGTTCTCGGAAAACGGTCATTATTGATTGCTTACTCGGGATCGGAGTAAAAGGACCTCTTCGTTCGCCGTATGATGAAATCGTTCCGCATGTAAATCAATTGGACGCAAAGGTCATATCGGTTGATCTACCTAGCGGGGTGCCCGCAGATGAAGGTGTCTCATTTGAGGGGGCTATCCAAGCCGATTATACGGTAGTGATTCAGTACCCGAAGACGTCAGCTTTCTTACAACATACTGCTCCATACTATGGAGATTGGAAGGCTGTCGATATTGGTCTCCCTGACCATCTTCTGCGAGGAAGAAACAAAGGGTGCAGCGTATGGAC
The nucleotide sequence above comes from Pontibacillus chungwhensis. Encoded proteins:
- the acpS gene encoding holo-ACP synthase, which codes for MIKGIGVDLVEIERIEQSLNSNQRFLQRILTEKEQQLLKNITAPKRQAEFVAGRFAAKEAFAKAMGTGIGKEYAFLDIAVLRTDKGAPMIEVKNFPYSIWLSIAHSQSHAIAQVVIEE